The following proteins come from a genomic window of Gadus morhua chromosome 11, gadMor3.0, whole genome shotgun sequence:
- the tcea3 gene encoding transcription elongation factor A protein 3 isoform X8, with amino-acid sequence MTREEDLVCIAKKLDRMVSRNNTEGALDVLKELNDFNMTVKLLQDTRIGMSVNNIRKHCSDAEVIALAKFLIKDWKRLLEPAEPKKEKLDDKNGVGPSKRAVSPNLFETDSRKRKSSKESAPRPLRPPQSAPPRRASPVRRLSLEVKKERQVPPDPNAPIAPLPFHLHPPPTRREPPDPNAPFAPLPFHLHPPPPAKHPTADGKKPVAEIKKEPSDCQPPSLKNSPEPLKKDRKDSSEGKGAEKHSLEVKKERKHSSDLKPPLQKKPKLDVTKEKHRKDSSDSKPGLPVKLLPMDFKSDRKDFSDSKTSLPVKRLSMDSKDRKDSCDLKTGLPVKSLSMDSKSDRKVSSDFNMVLPVKRLSMDSKSDRKDSCDSNAGLPLKRLSMDSKSDRKDSCDSNAGLPLKRLSMDSKSDRKEAFDSKPGLPGKRLSLDSKMDRTHRNDFSDSEPGLPVKRHSMDAKSDRKESTESKKASPLPAKKLGGERRESHGTKPLNPVKPSTDDPESKRAKANFPQTPPSPASSLSPGFSPGGGALSPGFSPSGGPLSPSFSPRGGPLSPRLATGDTVRDKCIEMLSAALRTDNDFMEFGANCEQMAVDIEDHIYQEIRATDMRYKNRVRSRISNLKDPKNPGLRRNVLAGYIEMTRIASMSAEEMASDELKQLRNVLTQEAIREHQMAKTGGTTTDLLQCSKCRKKNCSYNQVQTRSADEPMTTFVLCNECGNRWKFC; translated from the exons ATGACACGTGAAGAAGATCTCGTCTGCATCGCAAAAAAACTGGACAGAATGGTGTCTAGAAATAACACG GAGGGGGCCTTGGACGTTCTGAAGGAGCTGAATGATTTCAATATGACTGTAAAACTTCTTCAG GATACCAGGATTGGCATGTCTGTGAACAACATCAGGAAACATTGCTCTGATGCAGAGGTCATCGCCTTAGCAAAGTTTCTAATTAAAGACTGGAAAAGGCTTTTAG AACCTGCCGAGCCTAAGAAAGAGAAACTTGATGACAAGAACGGTGTGGGCCCCAGTAAGAGAGCGGTTTCTCCCAACCTCTTTGAGACAGACAGCAG gaagaggaagagcagcaAAGAGTCGGCCCCTCGTCCCCTTCGCCCCCCGCAGTCCGCCCCCCCGCGCCGCGCCTCCCCAGTGAGGCGGCTCTCGCTGGAGGTCAAGAAGGAGAG GCAAGTCCCACCGGATCCCAACGCTCCGatcgcccccctccccttccatcTCCATCCGCCTCCGACAAG AAGAGAACCGCCAGACCCCAACGCCCCGTTTGCTCCTCTACCTTTCCAcctgcacccccctccccctgccaaGCATCCCACTGCGGACGGGAAGAAGCCGGTGGCAGAGATCAA GAAGGAGCCCTCAGACTGCCAGCCTCCCTCGCTGAAGAACTCCCCTGAGCCGCTAAAGAAAGACAG GAAAGACTCATCGGAGGGCAAAGGGGCCGAAAAACATTCACTGGAAGTCAAAAAAGAAAG GAAACATTCAAGTGATCTTAAACCACCTCTGCAGAAAAAGCCCAAGTTGGATGTGACGAAAGAGAAGCACAG GAAGGACTCTTCTGACTCAAAGCCAGGACTTCCTGTTAAACTGCTTCCAATGGATTTCAAATCTGACAG GAAGGACTTTTCTGACTCCAAGACCAGTCTTCCTGTCAAAAGACTTTCAATGGATTCCAAAGACAG GAAGGACTCTTGTGATTTAAAGACAGGACTTCCTGTGAAAAGTCTTTCAATGGATTCCAAATCTGATAG GAAGGTATCTTCTGACTTCAATATGGTACTTCCTGTGAAAAGACTTTCAATGGATTCCAAATCTGACAG GAAGGACTCTTGTGACTCCAATGCGGGACTTCCTTTGAAAAGACTTTCGATGGATTCCAAATCTGACAG GAAGGACTCTTGTGACTCCAATGCGGGACTTCCTTTGAAAAGACTTTCGATGGATTCCAAATCTGACAG GAAGGAGGCTTTTGACTCCAAGCCTGGACTTCCTGGGAAAAGACTTTCTTTGGATTCAAAAATGGACAG GACTCACCGGAATGACTTTTCTGACTCCGAGCCAGGACTTCCTGTGAAAAGACATTCGATGGATGCCAAATCTGACAG GAAAGAGTCCACTGAATCCAAGAAGGCAAGCCCATTGCCAGCGAAAAAACTTGGAGGTGAAAG GAGAGAGTCTCACGGCACCAAACCGCTCAACCCTGTTAAGCCCTCGACTGACGACCCTGAGAG CAAACGAGCCAAAGCCAACttccctcagaccccccccagccccgccagCTCCCTGTCCCCTGGCTTCAGCCCCGGCGGGGGGGCTCTGTCCCCTGGCTTCAGCCCCAGTGGAGGGCCGCTATCCCCTAGCTTCAGCCCACGGGGGGGTCCCCTGTCCCCGCGCCTGGCCACCGGAGACACGGTCCGGGACAAGTGCATCGAGATGCTGTCGGCCGCGCTGCGCACAGACA ATGACTTCATGGAGTTTGGTGCTAACTGTGAGCAGATGGCCGTGGACATTGAGGATC ATATCTACCAAGAGATCCGGGCCACCGACATGAGGTACAAGAACCGGGTCCGGAGCCGCATCAGCAACCTAAAGGACCCAAAGAACCCGGGCCTGCGCCGGAACGTGCTGGCGGGGTACATCGAGATGACCCGCATAGCCTCAATGTCTGCTGAG gAAATGGCGAGCGACGAGTTGAAGCAGCTGAGGAACGTTCTCACCCAGGAGGCCATCAGAGAGCACCAAATGGCCAAGACCGGAGGCACCACCACAGACCTCTTGCAGTGCAGCAAGTGCCGGAAGAAGAACTGTAGCTACAAccag gtgcaGACCCGTAGCGCTGATGAGCCCATGACCACCTTTGTGCTGTGCAACGAGTGTGGAAACCGCTGGAAG TTCTGCTGA
- the tcea3 gene encoding transcription elongation factor A protein 3 isoform X6: MSERAECAQGVGSTDSPRREDVGGPRESLPDKNDSDKHKEEQRHQDEDLHDHSKTSGEAKREKRASEPVNKTHPGGKEANGDRQRETNRMDGSTSPRDVAPPAPDRRADRGGEGRPPDPREGEGRQQSPQRGKHRDEDTEKMRKKRRRAVELEKREDPEKFRSHDKTREKRFTENAGTERHAGDRRLERWTHGPPGERHRNEPRRERRLPEQRPLFERRGVMDSSILYPTRCPSPPPLIRRRRPVRPPRPLPTPLPAKCPSVEVKKDRKRKSSKESAPRPLRPPQSAPPRRASPVRRLSLEVKKERQVPPDPNAPIAPLPFHLHPPPTRREPPDPNAPFAPLPFHLHPPPPAKHPTADGKKPVAEIKKEPSDCQPPSLKNSPEPLKKDRKDSSEGKGAEKHSLEVKKERKHSSDLKPPLQKKPKLDVTKEKHRKDSSDSKPGLPVKLLPMDFKSDRKDFSDSKTSLPVKRLSMDSKDRKDSCDLKTGLPVKSLSMDSKSDRKVSSDFNMVLPVKRLSMDSKSDRKDSCDSNAGLPLKRLSMDSKSDRKDSCDSNAGLPLKRLSMDSKSDRKEAFDSKPGLPGKRLSLDSKMDRTHRNDFSDSEPGLPVKRHSMDAKSDRKESTESKKASPLPAKKLGGERRESHGTKPLNPVKPSTDDPESKRAKANFPQTPPSPASSLSPGFSPGGGALSPGFSPSGGPLSPSFSPRGGPLSPRLATGDTVRDKCIEMLSAALRTDNDFMEFGANCEQMAVDIEDHIYQEIRATDMRYKNRVRSRISNLKDPKNPGLRRNVLAGYIEMTRIASMSAEEMASDELKQLRNVLTQEAIREHQMAKTGGTTTDLLQCSKCRKKNCSYNQVQTRSADEPMTTFVLCNECGNRWKFC; this comes from the exons ATGAGTGAACGGGCAGAGTGCGCACAGGGAGTCGGTTCGACAGACAG CCCAAGGAGAGAGGATGTGGGGGGGCCACGGGAGTCCTTGCCTGACAAGAATGACTCAGATAAACACAAAGAAGAGCAACGGCATCAAGACGAAGACCTCCATGACCACAGCAAGACAAGCGGGGAAGCGAAGAGGGAAAAACGCGCAAGCGAACCCGTTAACAAAACTCACCCGGGCGGGAAGGAAGCAAACGGAGACCGCCAGCGGGAAACCAACAGGATGGACGGATCCACGTCACCCAGAGACGTTGCTCCTCCTGCCCCCGATAGAAGAGCGGACCGCGGTGGAGAGGGACGTCCCCCAGACccccgggagggggagggccgcCAGCAGTCCCCCCAACGGGGGAAACACCGAGACGAAGACACAgagaagatgaggaagaagaggagacgagcggtggagctggagaagagggaggaccCCGAAAAGTTCCGGTCCCACGACAAGACCAGAGAGAAGAGATTCACTGAGAACGCGGGGACTGAGAGGCACGCCGGAGACCGTAGGCTAGAGAGATGGACGCACGGGCCTCCGGGAGAGAGACACCGCAACGAgccaaggagagagaggcggtTGCCAGAGCAACGACCACTGTTTGAAAG GCGAGGAGTGATGGACAGCAGCATCCTCTATCCGACCCGttgcccttctcctcctcccctcattcGCCGCCGGCGCCCCGTTCGCCCCCCTCGGCCCCTACCGACCCCCCTGCCGGCCAAGTGTCCTTCTGTTGAAGTCAAGAAGGACAG gaagaggaagagcagcaAAGAGTCGGCCCCTCGTCCCCTTCGCCCCCCGCAGTCCGCCCCCCCGCGCCGCGCCTCCCCAGTGAGGCGGCTCTCGCTGGAGGTCAAGAAGGAGAG GCAAGTCCCACCGGATCCCAACGCTCCGatcgcccccctccccttccatcTCCATCCGCCTCCGACAAG AAGAGAACCGCCAGACCCCAACGCCCCGTTTGCTCCTCTACCTTTCCAcctgcacccccctccccctgccaaGCATCCCACTGCGGACGGGAAGAAGCCGGTGGCAGAGATCAA GAAGGAGCCCTCAGACTGCCAGCCTCCCTCGCTGAAGAACTCCCCTGAGCCGCTAAAGAAAGACAG GAAAGACTCATCGGAGGGCAAAGGGGCCGAAAAACATTCACTGGAAGTCAAAAAAGAAAG GAAACATTCAAGTGATCTTAAACCACCTCTGCAGAAAAAGCCCAAGTTGGATGTGACGAAAGAGAAGCACAG GAAGGACTCTTCTGACTCAAAGCCAGGACTTCCTGTTAAACTGCTTCCAATGGATTTCAAATCTGACAG GAAGGACTTTTCTGACTCCAAGACCAGTCTTCCTGTCAAAAGACTTTCAATGGATTCCAAAGACAG GAAGGACTCTTGTGATTTAAAGACAGGACTTCCTGTGAAAAGTCTTTCAATGGATTCCAAATCTGATAG GAAGGTATCTTCTGACTTCAATATGGTACTTCCTGTGAAAAGACTTTCAATGGATTCCAAATCTGACAG GAAGGACTCTTGTGACTCCAATGCGGGACTTCCTTTGAAAAGACTTTCGATGGATTCCAAATCTGACAG GAAGGACTCTTGTGACTCCAATGCGGGACTTCCTTTGAAAAGACTTTCGATGGATTCCAAATCTGACAG GAAGGAGGCTTTTGACTCCAAGCCTGGACTTCCTGGGAAAAGACTTTCTTTGGATTCAAAAATGGACAG GACTCACCGGAATGACTTTTCTGACTCCGAGCCAGGACTTCCTGTGAAAAGACATTCGATGGATGCCAAATCTGACAG GAAAGAGTCCACTGAATCCAAGAAGGCAAGCCCATTGCCAGCGAAAAAACTTGGAGGTGAAAG GAGAGAGTCTCACGGCACCAAACCGCTCAACCCTGTTAAGCCCTCGACTGACGACCCTGAGAG CAAACGAGCCAAAGCCAACttccctcagaccccccccagccccgccagCTCCCTGTCCCCTGGCTTCAGCCCCGGCGGGGGGGCTCTGTCCCCTGGCTTCAGCCCCAGTGGAGGGCCGCTATCCCCTAGCTTCAGCCCACGGGGGGGTCCCCTGTCCCCGCGCCTGGCCACCGGAGACACGGTCCGGGACAAGTGCATCGAGATGCTGTCGGCCGCGCTGCGCACAGACA ATGACTTCATGGAGTTTGGTGCTAACTGTGAGCAGATGGCCGTGGACATTGAGGATC ATATCTACCAAGAGATCCGGGCCACCGACATGAGGTACAAGAACCGGGTCCGGAGCCGCATCAGCAACCTAAAGGACCCAAAGAACCCGGGCCTGCGCCGGAACGTGCTGGCGGGGTACATCGAGATGACCCGCATAGCCTCAATGTCTGCTGAG gAAATGGCGAGCGACGAGTTGAAGCAGCTGAGGAACGTTCTCACCCAGGAGGCCATCAGAGAGCACCAAATGGCCAAGACCGGAGGCACCACCACAGACCTCTTGCAGTGCAGCAAGTGCCGGAAGAAGAACTGTAGCTACAAccag gtgcaGACCCGTAGCGCTGATGAGCCCATGACCACCTTTGTGCTGTGCAACGAGTGTGGAAACCGCTGGAAG TTCTGCTGA
- the tcea3 gene encoding transcription elongation factor A protein 3 isoform X3, whose amino-acid sequence MTREEDLVCIAKKLDRMVSRNNTEGALDVLKELNDFNMTVKLLQDTRIGMSVNNIRKHCSDAEVIALAKFLIKDWKRLLEPAEPKKEKLDDKNGVGPSKRAVSPNLFETDSSPRREDVGGPRESLPDKNDSDKHKEEQRHQDEDLHDHSKTSGEAKREKRASEPVNKTHPGGKEANGDRQRETNRMDGSTSPRDVAPPAPDRRADRGGEGRPPDPREGEGRQQSPQRGKHRDEDTEKMRKKRRRAVELEKREDPEKFRSHDKTREKRFTENAGTERHAGDRRLERWTHGPPGERHRNEPRRERRLPEQRPLFERRGVMDSSILYPTRCPSPPPLIRRRRPVRPPRPLPTPLPAKCPSVEVKKDRKRKSSKESAPRPLRPPQSAPPRRASPVRRLSLEVKKERQVPPDPNAPIAPLPFHLHPPPTRREPPDPNAPFAPLPFHLHPPPPAKHPTADGKKPVAEIKKEPSDCQPPSLKNSPEPLKKDRKDSSEGKGAEKHSLEVKKERKHSSDLKPPLQKKPKLDVTKEKHRKDSSDSKPGLPVKLLPMDFKSDRKDFSDSKTSLPVKRLSMDSKDRKDSCDLKTGLPVKSLSMDSKSDRKVSSDFNMVLPVKRLSMDSKSDRKDSCDSNAGLPLKRLSMDSKSDRKEAFDSKPGLPGKRLSLDSKMDRTHRNDFSDSEPGLPVKRHSMDAKSDRKESTESKKASPLPAKKLGGERRESHGTKPLNPVKPSTDDPESKRAKANFPQTPPSPASSLSPGFSPGGGALSPGFSPSGGPLSPSFSPRGGPLSPRLATGDTVRDKCIEMLSAALRTDNDFMEFGANCEQMAVDIEDHIYQEIRATDMRYKNRVRSRISNLKDPKNPGLRRNVLAGYIEMTRIASMSAEEMASDELKQLRNVLTQEAIREHQMAKTGGTTTDLLQCSKCRKKNCSYNQVQTRSADEPMTTFVLCNECGNRWKFC is encoded by the exons ATGACACGTGAAGAAGATCTCGTCTGCATCGCAAAAAAACTGGACAGAATGGTGTCTAGAAATAACACG GAGGGGGCCTTGGACGTTCTGAAGGAGCTGAATGATTTCAATATGACTGTAAAACTTCTTCAG GATACCAGGATTGGCATGTCTGTGAACAACATCAGGAAACATTGCTCTGATGCAGAGGTCATCGCCTTAGCAAAGTTTCTAATTAAAGACTGGAAAAGGCTTTTAG AACCTGCCGAGCCTAAGAAAGAGAAACTTGATGACAAGAACGGTGTGGGCCCCAGTAAGAGAGCGGTTTCTCCCAACCTCTTTGAGACAGACAGCAG CCCAAGGAGAGAGGATGTGGGGGGGCCACGGGAGTCCTTGCCTGACAAGAATGACTCAGATAAACACAAAGAAGAGCAACGGCATCAAGACGAAGACCTCCATGACCACAGCAAGACAAGCGGGGAAGCGAAGAGGGAAAAACGCGCAAGCGAACCCGTTAACAAAACTCACCCGGGCGGGAAGGAAGCAAACGGAGACCGCCAGCGGGAAACCAACAGGATGGACGGATCCACGTCACCCAGAGACGTTGCTCCTCCTGCCCCCGATAGAAGAGCGGACCGCGGTGGAGAGGGACGTCCCCCAGACccccgggagggggagggccgcCAGCAGTCCCCCCAACGGGGGAAACACCGAGACGAAGACACAgagaagatgaggaagaagaggagacgagcggtggagctggagaagagggaggaccCCGAAAAGTTCCGGTCCCACGACAAGACCAGAGAGAAGAGATTCACTGAGAACGCGGGGACTGAGAGGCACGCCGGAGACCGTAGGCTAGAGAGATGGACGCACGGGCCTCCGGGAGAGAGACACCGCAACGAgccaaggagagagaggcggtTGCCAGAGCAACGACCACTGTTTGAAAG GCGAGGAGTGATGGACAGCAGCATCCTCTATCCGACCCGttgcccttctcctcctcccctcattcGCCGCCGGCGCCCCGTTCGCCCCCCTCGGCCCCTACCGACCCCCCTGCCGGCCAAGTGTCCTTCTGTTGAAGTCAAGAAGGACAG gaagaggaagagcagcaAAGAGTCGGCCCCTCGTCCCCTTCGCCCCCCGCAGTCCGCCCCCCCGCGCCGCGCCTCCCCAGTGAGGCGGCTCTCGCTGGAGGTCAAGAAGGAGAG GCAAGTCCCACCGGATCCCAACGCTCCGatcgcccccctccccttccatcTCCATCCGCCTCCGACAAG AAGAGAACCGCCAGACCCCAACGCCCCGTTTGCTCCTCTACCTTTCCAcctgcacccccctccccctgccaaGCATCCCACTGCGGACGGGAAGAAGCCGGTGGCAGAGATCAA GAAGGAGCCCTCAGACTGCCAGCCTCCCTCGCTGAAGAACTCCCCTGAGCCGCTAAAGAAAGACAG GAAAGACTCATCGGAGGGCAAAGGGGCCGAAAAACATTCACTGGAAGTCAAAAAAGAAAG GAAACATTCAAGTGATCTTAAACCACCTCTGCAGAAAAAGCCCAAGTTGGATGTGACGAAAGAGAAGCACAG GAAGGACTCTTCTGACTCAAAGCCAGGACTTCCTGTTAAACTGCTTCCAATGGATTTCAAATCTGACAG GAAGGACTTTTCTGACTCCAAGACCAGTCTTCCTGTCAAAAGACTTTCAATGGATTCCAAAGACAG GAAGGACTCTTGTGATTTAAAGACAGGACTTCCTGTGAAAAGTCTTTCAATGGATTCCAAATCTGATAG GAAGGTATCTTCTGACTTCAATATGGTACTTCCTGTGAAAAGACTTTCAATGGATTCCAAATCTGACAG GAAGGACTCTTGTGACTCCAATGCGGGACTTCCTTTGAAAAGACTTTCGATGGATTCCAAATCTGACAG GAAGGAGGCTTTTGACTCCAAGCCTGGACTTCCTGGGAAAAGACTTTCTTTGGATTCAAAAATGGACAG GACTCACCGGAATGACTTTTCTGACTCCGAGCCAGGACTTCCTGTGAAAAGACATTCGATGGATGCCAAATCTGACAG GAAAGAGTCCACTGAATCCAAGAAGGCAAGCCCATTGCCAGCGAAAAAACTTGGAGGTGAAAG GAGAGAGTCTCACGGCACCAAACCGCTCAACCCTGTTAAGCCCTCGACTGACGACCCTGAGAG CAAACGAGCCAAAGCCAACttccctcagaccccccccagccccgccagCTCCCTGTCCCCTGGCTTCAGCCCCGGCGGGGGGGCTCTGTCCCCTGGCTTCAGCCCCAGTGGAGGGCCGCTATCCCCTAGCTTCAGCCCACGGGGGGGTCCCCTGTCCCCGCGCCTGGCCACCGGAGACACGGTCCGGGACAAGTGCATCGAGATGCTGTCGGCCGCGCTGCGCACAGACA ATGACTTCATGGAGTTTGGTGCTAACTGTGAGCAGATGGCCGTGGACATTGAGGATC ATATCTACCAAGAGATCCGGGCCACCGACATGAGGTACAAGAACCGGGTCCGGAGCCGCATCAGCAACCTAAAGGACCCAAAGAACCCGGGCCTGCGCCGGAACGTGCTGGCGGGGTACATCGAGATGACCCGCATAGCCTCAATGTCTGCTGAG gAAATGGCGAGCGACGAGTTGAAGCAGCTGAGGAACGTTCTCACCCAGGAGGCCATCAGAGAGCACCAAATGGCCAAGACCGGAGGCACCACCACAGACCTCTTGCAGTGCAGCAAGTGCCGGAAGAAGAACTGTAGCTACAAccag gtgcaGACCCGTAGCGCTGATGAGCCCATGACCACCTTTGTGCTGTGCAACGAGTGTGGAAACCGCTGGAAG TTCTGCTGA
- the tcea3 gene encoding transcription elongation factor A protein 3 isoform X1, whose amino-acid sequence MTREEDLVCIAKKLDRMVSRNNTEGALDVLKELNDFNMTVKLLQDTRIGMSVNNIRKHCSDAEVIALAKFLIKDWKRLLEPAEPKKEKLDDKNGVGPSKRAVSPNLFETDSSPRREDVGGPRESLPDKNDSDKHKEEQRHQDEDLHDHSKTSGEAKREKRASEPVNKTHPGGKEANGDRQRETNRMDGSTSPRDVAPPAPDRRADRGGEGRPPDPREGEGRQQSPQRGKHRDEDTEKMRKKRRRAVELEKREDPEKFRSHDKTREKRFTENAGTERHAGDRRLERWTHGPPGERHRNEPRRERRLPEQRPLFERRGVMDSSILYPTRCPSPPPLIRRRRPVRPPRPLPTPLPAKCPSVEVKKDRKRKSSKESAPRPLRPPQSAPPRRASPVRRLSLEVKKERQVPPDPNAPIAPLPFHLHPPPTRREPPDPNAPFAPLPFHLHPPPPAKHPTADGKKPVAEIKKEPSDCQPPSLKNSPEPLKKDRKDSSEGKGAEKHSLEVKKERKHSSDLKPPLQKKPKLDVTKEKHRKDSSDSKPGLPVKLLPMDFKSDRKDFSDSKTSLPVKRLSMDSKDRKDSCDLKTGLPVKSLSMDSKSDRKVSSDFNMVLPVKRLSMDSKSDRKDSCDSNAGLPLKRLSMDSKSDRKDSCDSNAGLPLKRLSMDSKSDRKEAFDSKPGLPGKRLSLDSKMDRTHRNDFSDSEPGLPVKRHSMDAKSDRKESTESKKASPLPAKKLGGERRESHGTKPLNPVKPSTDDPESKRAKANFPQTPPSPASSLSPGFSPGGGALSPGFSPSGGPLSPSFSPRGGPLSPRLATGDTVRDKCIEMLSAALRTDNDFMEFGANCEQMAVDIEDHIYQEIRATDMRYKNRVRSRISNLKDPKNPGLRRNVLAGYIEMTRIASMSAEEMASDELKQLRNVLTQEAIREHQMAKTGGTTTDLLQCSKCRKKNCSYNQVQTRSADEPMTTFVLCNECGNRWKFC is encoded by the exons ATGACACGTGAAGAAGATCTCGTCTGCATCGCAAAAAAACTGGACAGAATGGTGTCTAGAAATAACACG GAGGGGGCCTTGGACGTTCTGAAGGAGCTGAATGATTTCAATATGACTGTAAAACTTCTTCAG GATACCAGGATTGGCATGTCTGTGAACAACATCAGGAAACATTGCTCTGATGCAGAGGTCATCGCCTTAGCAAAGTTTCTAATTAAAGACTGGAAAAGGCTTTTAG AACCTGCCGAGCCTAAGAAAGAGAAACTTGATGACAAGAACGGTGTGGGCCCCAGTAAGAGAGCGGTTTCTCCCAACCTCTTTGAGACAGACAGCAG CCCAAGGAGAGAGGATGTGGGGGGGCCACGGGAGTCCTTGCCTGACAAGAATGACTCAGATAAACACAAAGAAGAGCAACGGCATCAAGACGAAGACCTCCATGACCACAGCAAGACAAGCGGGGAAGCGAAGAGGGAAAAACGCGCAAGCGAACCCGTTAACAAAACTCACCCGGGCGGGAAGGAAGCAAACGGAGACCGCCAGCGGGAAACCAACAGGATGGACGGATCCACGTCACCCAGAGACGTTGCTCCTCCTGCCCCCGATAGAAGAGCGGACCGCGGTGGAGAGGGACGTCCCCCAGACccccgggagggggagggccgcCAGCAGTCCCCCCAACGGGGGAAACACCGAGACGAAGACACAgagaagatgaggaagaagaggagacgagcggtggagctggagaagagggaggaccCCGAAAAGTTCCGGTCCCACGACAAGACCAGAGAGAAGAGATTCACTGAGAACGCGGGGACTGAGAGGCACGCCGGAGACCGTAGGCTAGAGAGATGGACGCACGGGCCTCCGGGAGAGAGACACCGCAACGAgccaaggagagagaggcggtTGCCAGAGCAACGACCACTGTTTGAAAG GCGAGGAGTGATGGACAGCAGCATCCTCTATCCGACCCGttgcccttctcctcctcccctcattcGCCGCCGGCGCCCCGTTCGCCCCCCTCGGCCCCTACCGACCCCCCTGCCGGCCAAGTGTCCTTCTGTTGAAGTCAAGAAGGACAG gaagaggaagagcagcaAAGAGTCGGCCCCTCGTCCCCTTCGCCCCCCGCAGTCCGCCCCCCCGCGCCGCGCCTCCCCAGTGAGGCGGCTCTCGCTGGAGGTCAAGAAGGAGAG GCAAGTCCCACCGGATCCCAACGCTCCGatcgcccccctccccttccatcTCCATCCGCCTCCGACAAG AAGAGAACCGCCAGACCCCAACGCCCCGTTTGCTCCTCTACCTTTCCAcctgcacccccctccccctgccaaGCATCCCACTGCGGACGGGAAGAAGCCGGTGGCAGAGATCAA GAAGGAGCCCTCAGACTGCCAGCCTCCCTCGCTGAAGAACTCCCCTGAGCCGCTAAAGAAAGACAG GAAAGACTCATCGGAGGGCAAAGGGGCCGAAAAACATTCACTGGAAGTCAAAAAAGAAAG GAAACATTCAAGTGATCTTAAACCACCTCTGCAGAAAAAGCCCAAGTTGGATGTGACGAAAGAGAAGCACAG GAAGGACTCTTCTGACTCAAAGCCAGGACTTCCTGTTAAACTGCTTCCAATGGATTTCAAATCTGACAG GAAGGACTTTTCTGACTCCAAGACCAGTCTTCCTGTCAAAAGACTTTCAATGGATTCCAAAGACAG GAAGGACTCTTGTGATTTAAAGACAGGACTTCCTGTGAAAAGTCTTTCAATGGATTCCAAATCTGATAG GAAGGTATCTTCTGACTTCAATATGGTACTTCCTGTGAAAAGACTTTCAATGGATTCCAAATCTGACAG GAAGGACTCTTGTGACTCCAATGCGGGACTTCCTTTGAAAAGACTTTCGATGGATTCCAAATCTGACAG GAAGGACTCTTGTGACTCCAATGCGGGACTTCCTTTGAAAAGACTTTCGATGGATTCCAAATCTGACAG GAAGGAGGCTTTTGACTCCAAGCCTGGACTTCCTGGGAAAAGACTTTCTTTGGATTCAAAAATGGACAG GACTCACCGGAATGACTTTTCTGACTCCGAGCCAGGACTTCCTGTGAAAAGACATTCGATGGATGCCAAATCTGACAG GAAAGAGTCCACTGAATCCAAGAAGGCAAGCCCATTGCCAGCGAAAAAACTTGGAGGTGAAAG GAGAGAGTCTCACGGCACCAAACCGCTCAACCCTGTTAAGCCCTCGACTGACGACCCTGAGAG CAAACGAGCCAAAGCCAACttccctcagaccccccccagccccgccagCTCCCTGTCCCCTGGCTTCAGCCCCGGCGGGGGGGCTCTGTCCCCTGGCTTCAGCCCCAGTGGAGGGCCGCTATCCCCTAGCTTCAGCCCACGGGGGGGTCCCCTGTCCCCGCGCCTGGCCACCGGAGACACGGTCCGGGACAAGTGCATCGAGATGCTGTCGGCCGCGCTGCGCACAGACA ATGACTTCATGGAGTTTGGTGCTAACTGTGAGCAGATGGCCGTGGACATTGAGGATC ATATCTACCAAGAGATCCGGGCCACCGACATGAGGTACAAGAACCGGGTCCGGAGCCGCATCAGCAACCTAAAGGACCCAAAGAACCCGGGCCTGCGCCGGAACGTGCTGGCGGGGTACATCGAGATGACCCGCATAGCCTCAATGTCTGCTGAG gAAATGGCGAGCGACGAGTTGAAGCAGCTGAGGAACGTTCTCACCCAGGAGGCCATCAGAGAGCACCAAATGGCCAAGACCGGAGGCACCACCACAGACCTCTTGCAGTGCAGCAAGTGCCGGAAGAAGAACTGTAGCTACAAccag gtgcaGACCCGTAGCGCTGATGAGCCCATGACCACCTTTGTGCTGTGCAACGAGTGTGGAAACCGCTGGAAG TTCTGCTGA